DNA from Streptomyces luteogriseus:
ACCAGCTGTTCGTGCGCCGGGGTCAGCCGCGCCACCGGCACCGAGCAGCTGATCGCGTCCCGCGCCGGGGTGCGGTACGGGATCGCCACGCCGAAGCAGCGCAGCCCCAGCGTGTTCTCCTCGCGGTCCACCGCGAAGCCCTGGTCCCGCACCTGGCGCAGCTCCTCGATGAGCTTCTCCCGGTCGGTGATCGTGTGCTCGGTCAGCGCGGGCAGCGTCTCCGGGAGCATCTTGCGCACCTGCTCGTCCGAGTACGTGCTCAGCAGCGCCTTGCCGAGGGACGTGGAGTGCGCGGGCAGCCGGCGGCCGACCCGGGTGAAGGGGCGCAGGTAGTGCTGGGACTGGCGGGTGGCCAGGTAGACCACGTTCGTGCCGTCGAGGCGGGCGAGGTGGATCGTCTCGGTCGTGTCGTCCGAGAGCCGGTCCAGCGTCGGGCGGGCCGCCGCGACGACCTCGTCACCGTCGATGTACGACGTGCCGACCAGCAGGGCCCGCACTCCGATGCCGTACCGCGTGCCCGTCGCGTCCGTCTCCACCCAGCCCAGCTCGACCAGGGTGCGCAGCAGCATGTAGAGGCTGGACTTGGGATATCCGACGGCCTCCTGGACCGCCGCGAGGGAGTGCATGCCGGGGCGTCCGGCGAAGTATTCGAGCAGTTCAACCGTTCGTACCGCGGACTTGACCTGCGCCCCGCCGCCCGTCTCGCCAGCCGACATCGCCCTTGACCCCTTCGTTGGACGCGAAATAGTCTCCACAGCATATTCATCATCAGAGACAGCGTTCAGTATATCGAACGTCCCTGGTGGATGACCCAGTACTGCGGCAATACATGTGTGGAGGGACCCGCGGTGGCAGCAGCACCAGTCTGGAGTGTCGACCCCCGAACCGGGAAGCAGCGTGAACAGGTTGCGGTGGAGGCCACAGCCCAGGAGGTGGATGCCGCCGTCCGCGCCGCGCACGAGGCGCGCGGCGCCCTCGCCGACCGCACGGTCCGCGCGGCCTTCCTGCGCACCGCCGCCGACGAGCTGCAGGCGGCCAAGGACGGACTCGTCGAGACCGCCGACGCCGAGACCGCGCTCGGCCCGGTCCGGCTGACCGGCGAGCTCGCCCGCACCTGCT
Protein-coding regions in this window:
- a CDS encoding IclR family transcriptional regulator — encoded protein: MSAGETGGGAQVKSAVRTVELLEYFAGRPGMHSLAAVQEAVGYPKSSLYMLLRTLVELGWVETDATGTRYGIGVRALLVGTSYIDGDEVVAAARPTLDRLSDDTTETIHLARLDGTNVVYLATRQSQHYLRPFTRVGRRLPAHSTSLGKALLSTYSDEQVRKMLPETLPALTEHTITDREKLIEELRQVRDQGFAVDREENTLGLRCFGVAIPYRTPARDAISCSVPVARLTPAHEQLVKDALFDARDRLTLATRRL